The window CTGCCGCTCCTCTTCCGCGGCTTCGCCGGGGGCTGCGGACTCCGGGGCCCCGCCGGGGGCGGCCTCCTCCGCGCCGCTCTCCTCCTCTCCCGCCCGCGGCGCGGCTCCCTCGGGCTCTGCGGGCTCCGGAGGCTCTGCCGGGCCCTCGGGCTCCCCGCTCCCCGCGCTCAGGGTCTCGGGCTCGCTCTCGGGGGCTTCGGCATCCCcgctcccctcctgctcctccgCCCCCGGCTCCGCGAGCTCCCCGggctccccctcctcctccattCCTCCGCCCGTCGGCTTCCCCCGTTGCCCGGGCGACGGGACTCGGCTCTAACGGCCCCGCCCCTCCCTCCGCCCCCTCCGCCCCGCCCTCTCACCCCGGCCACCACTCAGCGGCGGGGTCGCCCGGGGTCGCCTCTCCGATTGGCCGCCGGAAAGGAAGCAGGCTTCCGCTCGGCCAATCGCTGCCGCTTATTCATTTTAATCCCCCCCGCGCCCAGGCGTTTCGCCCCTATTGGCCGCGATCCGGAGGGGCCGCTCGAGTCCTCCTCATCCATTGGCCGCCCGGCTCGAGGCTCCTCCCGGCGGGAGCGCCGCCATTGGCCGCGTCTGAGCGGGGGCGGGGCCGCGCGTGCgtgcggggcggcggcgggcggggtAAGATGGCGGAACTGGGGAAGAAGTACTGCGTGTACTGCCTGGCCGAGGTGAGCTCTCTGCGCTTCCGCTGCACCGAGTGCGCCGACATCGAGCTCTGCCCCGACTGCTTCTCGGCCGGCGCCGAGATCGGCCCGCACCGCCGATGGCACGGCTACCAGCTGGTGGACGGCGGCCGCTTCACGCTGTGGGGCGCCGAGGCGGAGGGCGGCTGGAGCAGCcgggaggagcagctgctgctggacgCCATCGAGCAGTTCGGCTTCGGCAACTGGGTAAGGGCCGTCtgccgcggggccgcgccgggctgcggggcgggggctgcggggcggctcTGTCACTGCCCGGGGCGGCGTGGTGTAGCGGCTCTGGGGTGAGGGGGACCCCAAAGCCCGCCCGGTTCGaagccctgctgtgggctggatGCCCCCGTCGGGTCGGGCTGCCCGGGACCCATCCCGCCCGGCCTCGAGCGCCTCCggggatgaggcacccacagctctccgGGCACCTGTTCCTGCCCTCGTCTCCTTCTGagtgaagaacttcttcctaacgTCTACAACCTAAGTCTCCCTTCTTTCAATTTAAAGCCGTTCCTTCTTTTCCTATCGCTATTGGCCATAAACGctcctttctgtatttctatatCTCACTAAAAGCAGTGCTATAAACGAGCAGAACCCTGACAGGTGATGCAGCGAGCTCGGGGACTCGGGAACCGTTTCAGCGGTGCTGAGCTGGTTTGTTGAGGCAGCAAAGGGTGCTCGGGAGAGACCGTGTGGATGGTGCTCGGACAGGGCTGGGACAGCTCAGAGGCAGCTTGCTGCACTgatgctcttttcttttcttttcttttcttttcttttcttttcttttcttttcttttcttttcttttcttttcttttctttttttttcacgtCTTCCTGTGTTCCCGGTGCTTTTCTTGTCACTTTTGCGTTTGTAAATGCTGACTTGGACCTAACTACGTGGCAGTGCTATTGCTGGAAGAGTTTGGGTCTTGTGAGTTGGTTTTTGAGGGACAGGGAAGGAGGAGTGCGTGCTCCGCTGGAGGCACAATGGGAACCATCTTATTGCCCCTCCTTATTTTCCATTTAGGAAGACATGGCCGCTCACGTGGGAGCATCCCGGACGCCCCaggaggtgatggagcactACGTGAGCATGTACATCCACGGCAACCTGGGGAAGGCCTGCATCCCCGACACGATTCCCAACAGGGTAACGGACCACACGTGTCCCAGCGGGGGCCCGCTCTCTCCCAGCCTGACCACGCCGCTCCCGCCCTTGGACATATCggtggctgagcagcagcagctgggctaCATGCCGCTCCGGGACGACTACGAGATTGAATACGATCAGGATGCTGAGACTCTGATCAGCGGCCTGTCGGTGAACTACGACGATGACGACGTGGAGATAGAATTGAAAAGAGCTCACGTAGACATGTACGTAAGAAAACTCAAGGAGAGACAGCGGCGGAAGAACATTGCACGAGACTATAACTTGGTGCCGGCCTTCCTGGGGAAGGATAAGAAGGACAAGGAGAAAACTCCCAAACGAAAGATCAcgaaggaagagaaggagttGAGGCTGAAGCTGAGGCCTCTGTACCAGTTTATGTCCTGTAAGGAGTTTGAAGACTTCTTTGAGAACATGCACAAGGAGAGAGTACTTCGAGCGAAGATCCGGGAACTGCAGCGGTATCGCCGAAATGGAATCACCAAAATGGAAGAGTCGGCGGAATACGAGGCAGCCAGACATAAAcgggagaagaggaaggagaacaaAAACATGGCTAGCTCCAAGAGGGGGAAGGAGGATGGTAAAGAAGGGGAATTTGCTGCCATTGAAAACCTGCCTGGTTTTGAACTCTTATCGGACAGGGAAAAAGTGCTTTGCAGCTCTCTGAACTTGAGCCCTGCGCGTTACGTGACTGTAAAAACCATCATCATTAAAGACCATCTTCAGAAAAGACAAGGGATTCCTTCAAAGAGCCGCCTTCCCAGTTACTTGGACAAGGTactgaagaaaaggattttaaacTTTCTAACAGAGAGTGGCTGGATATCCAGAGATGCGTCGTGAAACCCACCGCATCTGAGCCACCGCGTCAGAGGCCTGACGGGctccctccttttttcctgCCCTCCTCGGAGATACAGAAATTATCTCATTCAAAACAgacaaactaaacaaaaaaagcaaaaacaaaaaaacccacgGTGTTCGTGGTCCATGCTTCAAATAGACTTCTGCTTTGGGTCACGAAAAATACTGAATTGTGAAACTTCTCCATTAGATTTCATTACTCATTAGAGTACACTGTTTTTGTTACATTACTCAGAGAGATTTCTCTCGTGTGAACCTGCTCAAGTCCAGTGGTTCTGGGGTGGTCACTTCACTCCTTACTGTTGGACAAGTGAGTGTCAATGTCATTCATGatccttgcctttttttttttctttctttttttgaaggtGGGAGGTGGTGTTCAGCAAATGAGTTTTTCCTCTCCCTGATGTTGTTTCAGTCACAGTGCTGGCAGCCAAATGGAGCCTGCAGAAATCCTGAGCTGTCGGGTGTGGGGTGCAGGGGTTGGCGTGGCCGTTGCTGAGCTTTTGGAGCACTGCCCTTAGCAGCACAACCCAGGTGTCAGGACGTGGGGTGAGAGCTTCGTGGGGTGCAGCGGGGGGGGGGTTAGCCGTGATGGGGAGCGGTAGGTGAGGTCCTACAGGTACTTGTGCTGCGTGGAAAGGGTTCTTGGAGAGCTGCCTTCACCTGGCTGACCCGGGTGTATTCTTGGCCGGGCAGCTGCGTGCTCTGCACTGGGCTCAGCAGCGCTGTGAAGTGGCTGGTTCTGGCCAGCTGTGGCTTAGAATACGCAGTGTGCTGCCCCCGGAGCCTCAGGCGGCGAGATCACCACTTCTTCCTGCAGGGGGAACCTGCTCCTCCTCCTGTGCTGTGTTGAGCTTATGCTCAGTGTAGCCCGAGGACATGCAGCTGCCTCCTGAGTGCGGCTGGAGGGGGACAGGGAGCTCCGTTCTGAAGCTCACAGCGGCCACCGAggttggtttaaaaaaaaataaaattgaaaactaATTTATAAACTAGCTCAAAATGCACAGCTGCCGTGCTCCTGGAATGCAGAGTGGTGGATGCAGCCATCGCAGGTTTCTGCCTGCACTTATCTTGAAACGTTCTGGACTAAACGTGCTGCAGTTAGCGCCGTGGGGGCAGAACGGATCTCAGTCCACCACGGCGGTCACTTTGGCATAACCTCGTGGTGCCGGAGCTCTCTGAGGGCTGCGCTCTCTGCCGCACAGGCGTGGAGTCACagtgcagcagggcacagcaggaaCACCTGATCCACACCGTTGGTTTAGTAGTACGCGCCAGGTAAGGGAAAGATGCTCAAGGAAGACTGGAAAAGgctttttatcttcatttcattcttaGATTCCTGTGCTGGCGTCTAAccaaatgaatttaaaaacaaaaagttgaaTCTTTGTGAAAGTCATCAGTTTTATTGCatcccagccctgtgcagggcagtgggcagcGGCTCCGCTGTGCGGACGTGCCAGGAGATGGAGCTGAGTTGAGGACAGATGTGAACACGGGAGGTGTGCTCTGCTTTGGATGCCTCGGGCTGTAGTTGGTCAGGAGCCCATGAAGTCTTAAAACCAGTATTAGTTGTGCAGCTTGGCAGAGGTACGCTGACCAGAACTGGTTTTGAGTCAGTATCTCCAGTATGATCAGAACAGTGCTACCGCTGAGATCAGCGTACAGAGGGTACGGTTCTAAAGCCAGCATTTCTAaggagaaggggggaaaaaccaacacacacacacacacacacaaaataactCTAGTGCCTTTTTGTTTTGAGCTTGTGGTGTTATGTCcctccagaaaaggaaagggctGTGTGCTCTCTGTTGGAATGCTTTGGCTTACCTGGAAGCGGCTTCTCAGGCACTTGAGACAAAGCAGCGTAACTCACAGCAGCGTGCCAGTAGCTTTAAGAACCTCTTCCGCCCTACATGCACATACAGAGAGCACACAAGACAAGCTCAGAAGGTGTAAACCATTGATTATTTCCTCTGTCCTTCTCCTGTGGGAAGGAAGCTCAGCCTTTCCAGCCTTGGAGTTATGCAATGTGGTTCTTCCTGTGACCGGTTCTGGCTGCTGCAATGCACCAGTGGTGTGCGGGAGCCTCAGCTCTGCCCGCAGCTGGGAGGTTAACGCAAAAGTGGCTTTTCTGATTTATTAGTATCTTCCTCAGATCTAAAGTTTATATTTGTACCGTGCTTTGGCACACCTAAGCCTAACTGAAGCAATAGCCTAAAGCCCATCtgaacaataattaaaaaaaaaataaaaaaatctaggCACCAATGACTCATTTAAATGTCGTAGAAATGAATTCTGCCTTTACTCTTTGTAGTTTCTTAATTCCTCAGCCcttccaaaatgtttctttggTGCTAGGCGTAACTTATTGAACATCAAGatgaatgtaaaataaaatatttttaatgtatgaaatatggatatcaatatttattttatacttgCAAGCAAATTCAAGGCGGTAAATGTTTGCTGTAGCAAATGCTAATCCCTTGGAAAGGGCTTCCCCAGAAGCAGTGTCTCACTGTCAGCTATGCTTTTAATTGTAAAGGTGACTTGCACTAGAGGATGCTGCTGTCCCGTATCTTCAGATGGAACCGATTTAGTCTAAGCATTCCTTTGTTACgagctgctgttttgtttcctcaaGCTGAGATGCAGGTATCTTAATCCAGCAGCTTTGtagagctgtgctgcttctcGTGTGGTGAAGGGGCTGGGAAAAAACCGTGGCAAAAGCTCTTCAACTTCGTGTCTTGTGCTTGTCAGGAAGCGCTCCCTGTACTGTACAAATACCCTGGGCTTCACGTCGCTAATGAAAAggtgcttggttttttttttttatgcttaatGCTCttattttctaacaaaaaataaCGCTGATGATCTTATCTGTCCTAACAGCATCGATGTAAGTAAGAAAAAGTGCCAGCCCGTCAGCTCTCTGCAGTCTGATTGGCTGCAGGTGGAGGTGGCAGGAAGTCAGTTCTAATGCTGTACAGTCCTTCCATCAGCCCCATCCCAGCGATGTGCTCCAGTACAACTTAGCAAGTAGCAGAGGAGCATTAACCTTCATTCTGTGCGTAGCACCCGGGTCAGGAGGGCTTGTCCCAGCGCTCTGCttccagcccctcctgccccacgTTCTGTTGCAGTCCCGGTGAGCGTTAAGAACAGCATTTAAAGGTTTGCCTTTAAATGAGCCTTTGCCCGAAAATGGCCTTGTTGATCCCCAGGCCGAAACACTCTGCCCTTCTTCTCTTGCATGGTGGCTGCACCAGGTTTCTTTGCAATTGTAACTGACTCCATTAGCCTCTTGGTTTACTGTTCTTTCTTGCAAGATGTTTTTGCGTGTGCCCCAGGTGCTCTTAAGTGACGATGAATTAAATACTGTGAAGGAGGGCACCTGGGGGGCACTCCTGGTTCATCAGCTTCTTCCTTAAAGGGAATGTTGCACTCATTTGCATAGTGTACTGGTGTAGCTGTGCCAGACACACAAATGCCTGTGCTGAAATCATGTAAAACCTAACTGATGTTGTGCACACTCAGTATTTTACTAGGTTTTTGCATTGTATATTGGTAAATAAACTTGTATTAAAAGTTTCTTTCCATTATTGATTTCATAGCAACAGCAATTCTCCTCGTTGTACAAGCTAAAGCCCTTACAGCAGTAACTAGAGATACGTTTTAGCTAAATGATGATGTGTGGAGCAGTGATCCTAACCAAGCAGCTAGGCCACAGGTAGCAGTGGCAGCTCTGTCAGCTTCTCTTATGCTTAAACTTCAGAAccatctgcttttttatttcttcagggCATTCTACTGTTGTATGTCATCATACAGGTGGTTGGAGAGCTCAAAGGGCTTTCCCCTACGACAGCCCCTCCGAAGGGGCAGgccaagaaaaaggaattatttaacTCAGTTGTTCAGTATTCACTTAATTTTAAGGAAGCTAGCTGGACTCTTGTGCTGAGCACTCAACAGTAAGTTGTGTTTGCTTCATGCGAGATATTGTTAATGTAGTCCAAAAGAGATACCACCTAAGGAGCTGGTAAATTCATTACAAAAATCTCAATCTGCTGCGGAAGGAACTGGCCCTTGGTCCTAATTGTACTGGTAATCCCTCCTCACTGTGAGCACGTCTAGTGTTCAGTAAGCTGTTGGCAATTCTGCAGCTGAatttaaacaacaaacaacaaaacaacaacccaaTGGATACTTGAACTTCTTAAGTAAGAAGCTCCTTAATCCAGACAACCAGAAGCAAGGATGGAGAATTCACAAGTCCTTACTGTTAGTTTACCAGGTCCTGAATAACAAGTGTAACTCCCATGTTTCAGTCCTGTGTGTTAAATGCATGGGCTTTGAGGATCTGAGGGAAGGTACTCTGTCACTTGTGCGATTTGGCAGGTCCCATCCAGTCCAATCAAGGTGACCAGATGAAGGTAGAACAGAGCGCTCTGCCAGTCGTGGCGCTGTACTTGAGCCTGATTCTGCAGAAGGGGTGCAGCAGGTGGAGTTCCACGTGACAAGAGCTGCGTATGGGAAAAGCTCCATTGCAGCCTAAGATCCCAGCTGAGTAAttaaatgcaagaaatgaagctgagtttacatttttgtttgagCCACTTACGATGCTATTACTTGTGTAGTTCTAAATATAGCAGATAGCAAACTCTCAGCCACTCACTTCTTCACATATTCTGACTTTCAGTAGGGTTTTAACTACAGTTTGCATTACAAACTGATTGCAGAGCTTCAAAGTTACAAGACTATCAAAATCATTTAAATCAATTTATACAGTATTACATTAAAAATCCAGAGATAGGACAAGTTCTATCGGTTCTTCAATGCCATACAAGTATTAGATGGTTTTCTTGAGTCAACTTTACTATTGATCTGAAAGAGCTGAACAATTACAAAGGATGTCTGCTCTCCCTTGCCTTTTATTTACAGGTCACAATTCACAAACGTTTCTATTTCAGTTGCTGAGGGGCATTGTATCTGAATAGGTGTACTACAGAAATGGGCATTTACATCAGCACATGAAAGCCGATGGATActtgcagagagctgctttATCTGTACGACATCACCCACTTTTGCAGTGTTAGATTCTACAAAGCAAAAGGAACCGCCACTTGGATTTTCAGTTTACGCAGCGATAAGCACGAGATTGCAGAATTGGGagcattttgttcatttcattttaatgtacCTTCAGTAGTCATGGCTGTAACAAATATTACTGAAAGAAGAGAGCTGAAGGAACACCGTTGAAGGCCACTAAGCAACAGAACGTCATCTGTTGGCTTCTTTGTCACCGGGAGACCTCAACCATTCACTGAAACCTCTCGGGGGACAGAGGAATAAGGAAAACACGACGTAAGAGAAAAACCATCCAGCTGTTTAATAGTTGTATGGCATTTTAAATTATCTGACTCGGCAGCTAAGCGTCTTTCACAACACCCACGAGGGCAGGCCGCAGCGTACGCCCGTGCAGCTTGTAGCCGATCTTGGATACTAATGCGATAGTGCCAGGCTCCTTCCCTTCCATGGGAGCGTGGAACAACGCCTCGTGTTCGTAGGGGTCGAACTTGGCTCCGACAGGGTTCAGTCTGAGCAGGCCGTGTTTTTTGAACACTTTCTGGATCTGTACTTCTGTCATGACAAGACCTTCGTATAAGCTCTTCAGGTGAGGATTTTCATccttgatttcttcttttggaacgctttctgttgctttctccAAAATGTCTGCAACTTCTAGCAAGTCCTTACAGAAGCTCTGAattcctgaaaaagaaagaaaaggggagggAACAGATTAGTGCCGTGAGGAAAGCGAGTAttaaaaaccaccaccaacaaaaaaaatgaaaaccaactAAAAACTACAGCTATAACCTGTACTCTTCATTAGGGACAAACAATCAGGATAAAATATTCTCCCAGATTTTACTTGATTGTACTCAGCTATTACAGGTACCTTATAACCCACACCCAACTCCAGTTAtgtgttaaaaagaaagaagtgcaTCTCAACATAATACTTAGCAGCCATATGAGATGTATAATGTCATACGTGAGATGACATTAACAGTTCACTCTAACAAAAGTTAGCAAAACCCTCCGATGGCTTCATGTCATTTCCTGATGTTAAGGAATGGATCTTTTGTCTCTCACATGGTGACAATCACCCAAAGCATTTCATTGCCCTATTCCTACTCTTTAATCTGAGGTGCTAGGAgtgtttgcagaagaaaaagcttgtAGACAGACTGACAAGGAATCTTAAGAGATGAACAGGGATTCTTCCTTGAATGAAAACTCGTAACCGTCCCTCCCACTACAAACCACTTTTACAGAGCGAGCCAAAGCTGTGCCTCATGCTGAGTAAttcctacagcagcagcagcctgcgCCCTGAGAAGAATCTGGACTCATCTCACTTCAGGTAGACTATCTCAAGCAATCATGAAAGCCCCAAACAACTCAGTAGAATAACGCATTTCGTCACAGAGGGAAGATGAGGACAAAGTGCACTGAATGGTGGCAGCCttgctcatttcttctttcagtcgAGGTTAGGCTCCATACCTCTATCCACTTCTTTTCTCCTCACCAGGAAGAGATAGGAGGACATTACCAGAGGACAAGGAACTCCAGAAGCATCGTGCAAGATGTAGAAGGATGAACTAGTTCTCAGGAAACGTCACTTTAGCAACTGCACAACTCTATTCAGACACTTGAGCTTTTTACAGAGCTGTATCTGAAAGTGTCCAGTTAGTTCCCAAAGTATTAGCAAATGTAGCAAAACTTTAAATTCAACCCAAAACTCTGGCTAGGGATGAACTGTACCAAACACCAATTGTCAAGTGCTCTGGATCAAACCAGACAGCAATTTGTTCAGAAAtggattttctctttattttctatatttttagtGTTATTTCTATAGATAGCTGTCACTGCATCTCTATGGACTTACTCAAGTCTCAAAAATGAATTTCCcttaagggaaaaaagcaatCCCAAGTGAACAATGAAACTTACAGTCACACAGATTAATGGTGATTtagttttaatgagaaaatttatttaaatatttctttctatcATACATCTCTGGCCTCAGAGATGACTCCAAGCCTTTCTGCACTACACAGCACATCAATCCAACAATGCTTTTTGCAAATGAACTTCAGGATGAAGCATTCAAACATCCATGAGAATGGTACAGTACTATGAAACCAAGAGATGCTTTTTCTTACCACACACATTAACTGCAGATTCTGTATGCAGAAGTTCAAACATCTGCCTTCAGAATAAAACTACACAGCTCTGTGTAGTGCAACAAAAGAAAGTAACTAATTTTTCAAGCCAAAGTGACAGTCAAGCAGTAAAAGAATGCAGTGCTCTTTTGCTACAGTGTTTACACACAAACCAGAAATTGTTTGAATGTCAGAAAGCTGTGTCACATGTCAGTGGCCTGGCTACTGAAGGCAGGTGTGTTTCTAGCACTCCTCAAAGCCTACAGTTGTATGTTCCCTGCCACTGTACTGCCTCTGTTTGAAAGCTATGGCCTTTAACAGAAGAGGAATGTTATTCAAATCTAaaaggtaaaacaaacaaaaacctccaCAAAATAAAGCACCTCAGAATCCAATCAtcagtaacaacaaaacaaggaacacagaaagcaagctCGTGTTCCATGCTCTcccttgttttctgcagtcCGCCTTGGGACTGAGTGCATAAAAAGGCAAAGTTCAGGCTGCAGACCATAATAGAAACATCTCCTAATGCAGTACATTTAGGAAATCTGACGCCAAtcaaacaaaattcaaaactgTTGACTTAAATTGGTTAAGTCTTACCCTATCTTAAGGGAGATCATTATAATTCTGTTACAAAGTGAGGAGCCATTTTTAAACCTCTTTCCCCCAAAGACGTTTTTAAAACCAAGTAGCCAGAATAACTGTTAAGTACAACTTGTCAAAACTGTAGGCTCGTCAGCTCTGTCTTCCAGGCTTTGCATTTCGTGTTGGTATTCATGGGTCTTACGATTAAACACAAAGAGTCTCCACTGACCGTATAACTTTGCCTCTTCTACTAGTTTCTGGCTTCTCTGCCTCACGTTCTCTGCATCTGCCAAGGCACGCTTGTACTtatcctgaagaaaaacaagtcacAGAAGTGATTGCAACGTGAGTGGTTGACAGTTGAAAATAGCTCAAAAGCAAGTTCTGTAACAGAGAAATGCTATTTTGTACTGTTACATTACTCTCAGACAGTGGATTTAGGCGATGTGAAGACATGACAATTATCACCGCATCCTTCTTGCAAAGGCAAACATTTGCTTCATTTCAGCATAGACAGAAGtaagagaaaggaagcaaagatgGGCTTCCAGGCTCAGTATTTGTCAACAGGTTTGCTGTTGGGAATTTTCTACATTACAGATACATCAATTTTTCCAAAtcaaagatttctgctttttctggcaGGCCTTCATAGGAAGTCTTTGTAAGTCATTAAGTATTCTGACAGCCTGGCAAACAAGATTCAGCACAACCATTCCATCTACCTCTTCCCTCTCCATGCAAATCACAGTGTCCTCCGAGATTTTCAGTCCTTACAAAGTCTAACTCTTCTGTTTATCAGGCTAAGTTTAGGTATGTTCCTAGCAAGATGTCCTGCAGCAAGAGATGTATTAAGAACTAGATTCAACAAACTTTGGCACTTCACAGTGCTGCACCACCTAACCCAGAACTCTGCTGGGCCTGCATGCACAGTAAGGTTGACCTTCACATTAACAAGTTGACTGATGAGAGACACCTTAGGTAGCCAGGAGCATGTGCTGTCAACAGAGGTGTTAAAGGACCtctctgttttgtctttcagttctttcctaaaggcagcagaaaggaatcTCAACCCACTTAAAATTCATAGGTGCTGCTACTACAGAAGGTTCTGGGCTATCTCTCGAAGTCCCAGATGCTCTAGAAAGATATTGTATACAAAGCACTCATCCAGAAAAGCAATGCCTTTGCTTAATCCACACCTCCCACCTCTCAGGGCACTATTCATTCTGTTAAGTCATGCATGAGAGAGAATGCAAGATTCATTAGGCCAGACAGTGGGAACACAACACGACATGTTAGTCTTCTGTTTAAAGTCATCTCCAACAGAGATGGGTTCAAACTCCCACTGTGTAAGCATGTAATAAGTACAGTATTATATAAAAGCTAAGAATCGTTAACCCCAACCTTTGGAAAAGTCAGCGGCTGTTTTCAGAATACCTACTCTTATCCCACATACATATGTACAAGATTCATTCTAACTCTTAAATGAGCTTCAAAGAATTATACCTCCACTGAGCAAAAATCCAAGCGGCCTGAAGTCAGTGAAACTAAGGAACAAATTTCCAGGTTGTAGGGGAACTATAACATCACAGCCTGAACTGATGACCAAGCACCTGGCAAAGGGGGGGGTGGCTGTCCCAGGAAGCACGGGTGCAAGTAATTCACCTGTGCCTCCCATGAGACAGGAGGGGCTCATTTAAGGGCCAGCCTCTGAAGAGGGAACATCTTCTGGATGAAGGCTGCTTCCTGAAAAGGACTGTTCTATAGCCAGAGACCCTATCACCAGTCAGGTGAGTCAGTTTTTTGCTATATACACTTACTGATATTCCTAATGCTACTTTATCTAGTATTGCAAAAAACTTATCAGAAGCAGTTTCCCTTCCTCTAAGGACCAACACAGGTTAAACAAGATTCCGTCCAGAATGAAACTGCCTAAAGTTCTTGTTCTGGAGAAGGATGGGATACGTTTCAGGTCTTGCAATACATCCACTCTTTCATGTTTTGGGAAATTACTTAATTACAGCTCTTTATCCATCAGTTAAACAGCAGTTAGACTACTGTGTTCAGACTATGCACTAAGAACCTAAAATCAAGACTTAGGTATGCAGCCCGGAAGGTATGCAAATGAATTGAGCAGAAGCCACTTACAGTAACTTCCTTGAGCTGCTCTTCCAGTTTGGCCTTTTCCTCAGCTAACGATCTTCCAGCAGCGCTGGGTTCAGCCTTCTGCTCATTGTGGCTCTGACCCTGGTCCTCCTCCAAGTTCTGGCCAGT of the Numida meleagris isolate 19003 breed g44 Domestic line chromosome 4, NumMel1.0, whole genome shotgun sequence genome contains:
- the TADA2B gene encoding transcriptional adapter 2-beta, which gives rise to MAELGKKYCVYCLAEVSSLRFRCTECADIELCPDCFSAGAEIGPHRRWHGYQLVDGGRFTLWGAEAEGGWSSREEQLLLDAIEQFGFGNWEDMAAHVGASRTPQEVMEHYVSMYIHGNLGKACIPDTIPNRVTDHTCPSGGPLSPSLTTPLPPLDISVAEQQQLGYMPLRDDYEIEYDQDAETLISGLSVNYDDDDVEIELKRAHVDMYVRKLKERQRRKNIARDYNLVPAFLGKDKKDKEKTPKRKITKEEKELRLKLRPLYQFMSCKEFEDFFENMHKERVLRAKIRELQRYRRNGITKMEESAEYEAARHKREKRKENKNMASSKRGKEDGKEGEFAAIENLPGFELLSDREKVLCSSLNLSPARYVTVKTIIIKDHLQKRQGIPSKSRLPSYLDKVLKKRILNFLTESGWISRDAS
- the GRPEL1 gene encoding grpE protein homolog 1, mitochondrial, translating into MAAVAQCVRGALRSRTPLLSLALRTSPRLLCVATQQKNTGQNLEEDQGQSHNEQKAEPSAAGRSLAEEKAKLEEQLKEVTDKYKRALADAENVRQRSQKLVEEAKLYGIQSFCKDLLEVADILEKATESVPKEEIKDENPHLKSLYEGLVMTEVQIQKVFKKHGLLRLNPVGAKFDPYEHEALFHAPMEGKEPGTIALVSKIGYKLHGRTLRPALVGVVKDA